In the genome of Malania oleifera isolate guangnan ecotype guangnan chromosome 5, ASM2987363v1, whole genome shotgun sequence, the window TGATATCTCCCCTTTTAATTTGTCTAGTTAAAACCTGACTGCACattacaatattttttatttatttaaaaccaacaattattattattttttattattttaaggtGACTGCTCAATCATTAGGTGTAGTGACCCgcaaaataataacattttaaatattaaagagggagagaaaatagaaatagaaatagaaggaggctgtagatttcgtcgatgaaggttttcagaattttgtcgacgagaaaataccaagagacggttcgagctgctctgaatttcgtcgacgaacacaaggcctcgtcgacgaattttttgaaggactcgtcgacgaggtgacgtgtctcatcgatgaacctgtccctataaatagtggaaacccgggatatttctcatttctctcgccgctttctctctcctctctctctcctacgactccctctcccttctctcttcgattccggccccaccagtcgctggatcgacgatccgaagctaccacgacactcctggcggagttctctgcacatctgttggagcggatcgtcgggaaaacagagttagatttcatcctaaattcaaggtaagaccttttagctagtttttggctttctgacagttataggaaatgatatagacggaaaaataatgatattttgttctaacatatgttggtttcagggtgttttgtaggaggccctgcgggtgttaggcttgtttttcctaggggcttttcaaagttagaATACGGGAAATATTCTATGCTaggaagttttaaaaatattatacattttatttaatgatgaaaattatgtattaatgtatcgtgtggcttttgaatataAACGTAGTACGAGGATATGTTCTATGATATTTTGtgttctgattttacgatatttcagtacgtTGACTATACGATATTTCAGTAGcatgattttatgattctcaataccatgattacacaAATTTCAGTATTTGATCATGTagtttcaatattatgattattcagttctcagtattatgtatgaattacattcacagtttatgcagcatcatgattatttcagtacttcagaatcatgacaaatcagatagatagatatatataaatatatatatatatatatattatatgatatcagaccctgttggacttgtagctacagagcacggtaccgttgctacagatactatgttacttacttagtgcaaccacctatttagataatacgtggtaaggtcgaccacctaggcccttgaagaggttaggctccccatccagatatgggttgaggtgggcaggtcgactgacagagttcagtgatttattcctggttggccagtcagggtaaatccagcccacgagccgcacaaccctgtcatgaggggggcaagtcatgatacacagatagccacaaggaacagtttcagttactattacatacataTGGATTTACAGTAACAGGAACTATACTtgtatacactagaagtatttgaattataaccataatactgtcatgttaagcaatagggaaaaatgggtggtgtattctattatttgtattgtacttttgtatttagttattcatgtttatatgaaaacagatttcatgatatatgtgtAGTAGCTcattggccacacactagtaatagcatatttcttcttactgagcgttggctcatcccagtgttgcaacatttttcaggtgatccaggtaggcgagcagatcaggctcgcaaatagaggggcgtctgtagtgccctatcaaagagtgagtattatttttgggaaCGTTTTTGTATAGCTCTCACCAATTGAGGATATTTTGAGAATACAGTTATATCTATAAATATTGGAAAACATTTtagaactctgatattgtatataaaatggttatggttatgtttgtatgatttccgcttcttgctgcttaggtttatgaatGAGTTTTTcctcagtatggtatcagagcatgtagaatattataatatggaaaaaaaaaaataagttaattaagcaggtcgttacagttggtagtTACTTTTGAGACATGCCTAGTCTAGGGTGTTCGGAATGACTTCGAAAATAACTCGTGAATCATAGACTTATGATTAGTAAATGTTACCTTTTAATATGTAAATGGTGTTTGTTTAACTTACTAAACTAACTTATTAATGAGTAACTTAGAAATTAAACTGTGAGAGTCAAAAGTAGACGTCAAAGCTAGCTTCTACTCATGAGTAAAAGTCAATGCATAGTGGTGCAAAACACCCTTAAACGATCTCTGTTTTTTCAATCTCAATCCCCTGTTTCCACTGCAGTTTAAAGTATACTCATCAAAAACAAGTCCAAGCAGCGCATATGACCAGCAATTTCATTTCTAATTGCTGTTTTGGTGGAGTGAATTTTTTTCTCTGCTCACCAATTTACAAATGGGTAAATATACACATTCGATCATGGGATGGAATCccaaacaagagagagagagagagagagagagagagagagaggagaatgaTGGAAGAGGAAAGAATGTGAAATTTTGAGAAGGCTCGTATCAAAATTGTAGAGGCTACTGcttcttgttcttcttgttcttcttgtttCAGGAGTGACTCAATCGAGAAGTGAGCTCAATGAAGGTATCTTCACTGCATGGAATTGTTAAACCTCCCATTGGATAGTTGAAGCCAAACTCTTCTTCAGCTCGGCAAAGCAAATGCAGGAATGAAGGATGCTTCAAGTAAGATATGGGAACCACAAATCGTTTCCTCTGGATTTCTCCCACATAAACTGCGATATGGCCTTTTGGAACACCAGTCTGGTTTCTCGTGAGAGACTGCTGTTTGAGACTCTGTTTGGCATTCAGAATCATGGAAGGAAAACGGATACCCATGATTGATATTTTGACTTGCTCGTGGTGAAGGTTCTAACCAGCACTTGCAAAGGGGGCGTGTGTAAAGATTTGGGGTATACCCGTTTCTCCATTACtgtgtttgtatatatattggGAAGATTGGTACTACTTGAGGATATTCAAATAGGGTGTGCTGTGAGGGACCGCGTCCCTTGAATGCTCACATGGCTTTGCTCATATAGCAGAAAAAGTCAGTCTCTGTCAATCTCTCATCCATATATTCACTTGGTAAGGTACAGAAGCCCAACGTGTGCCCCTGCAAACAAATAAACAGATTTATGTGGAAAGTATGTGCAGTAGAAAAAATTATGTAAGTCCTCCACCCTCTTTCTCCAACCAGGTGATATGCATGTATTGACTTTCTACATCTTTAGCTTAAGGAAACAGGTGGCCATACACTGGAAAGCATAGCAATTAATCGACATGAGAAGGTTTTTGTTTCATGTGAAACGTATGTGCAGTAGAAAAGATTATTTAAGTTTTGGACCCCCTTTGTTCTACTAGGTGATATGCATGTATTGACCAACTGGATGACGATACATTTGTTCATTTCTTTTGTCCTTCGGTATTACTGTCTGATTAGAGAACATAGAAATGGAGGGTCAATGGTACAGCTGGGTTCAATCAATTTatagtatatttatatttatcaaGAATTACTCACATTGTACTAATGGATATTTTCTATATATCTTGTGTTTGCTTAAGAAAGGTGCCAAGAGTACTTACTGGATTGTTTTCTCTCTTTGCTGCGTAACTTGTGGCTTAATAAGTTTTTTGTCTTTAAATTTATAGTTAGGAGGATAACCATGTAACTTGTAACACTTATCAATAATGTGTCCAGCAATGCCACAATGACTACACATTAATCTTGAGCGAGTATTTCCTTTACAATTCTTAAAAAAAAGCCTTAAATTTTGTGGCTAAGGCAACTGATTCAACGGAAACAGAAGCATTGTGATCACTAATGCCTCGTTGTCTCTCTTCTTGTATAACAAGAGAAAAAGCTTTATTAATAGAAGGCAAAGTATCCATCATCAAAATTTGGCTTCTCACATTATCAAAAAAATCATTACGCCCCATAAGAAATATCATAAGATAGGACTGATGATGATATTGAGCAAGAACCATAGATAAATTGCATGTGCATCCATGACAATAACAAACTGGCAGAGGCTGATAATTCAGAAGTTCATCCCATAGCAACTTTAAATCTGTAAAATAAGTGCTCACATCACTTTGATTTTGGCGCAAAGCAGAAATAGCAGATTGTAACTCAAAAATCCGAGGATCATTGCCTTGCGAGAATCGTTCTTTTAGCTCAAGTCACATTGCTCTGGAAGAATCAACATATATAacacttggagcaatcttggaaAACAAAGAATTAAGAAGCCAAGACAGCATGACAGTATCACATTCGCTCCAAGAAGAAAACAAAGGATCATCCTTGGCTGGAACAGAAAGTGATCAATCAATAAAACCAAGCTTATTGTGTGCCTTCAGAGACAGAAACATCGATCGAGACCATGAATGGTAGTTGTTGCTCAATTTCTCGTTCACCAATAGAACTCCAGGATGATCGGCATTGGTGAGAAAATAGGGGCTGTGTGGATTAGATTTGACATTCGCAGCAGAACTTGCAagtagattttcaaaaaatagaaCAATTTTCCGCCATGATGAAACAAAGAAGAAGGGAAAATGGAGAATCGAAGAAGAATCAAAAAGCGTGCAAACTCTCATCACACTttcgctctgataccatatcaagaaatgaaaaaaataaatttcattcgtATATTTCAGTAATCAGTATAGGTGGATATATATATGCAAACATCTAGGGACAAAATTGTAATTCTACTAACCCTAAATACAAACTAATATAACAGAAAAATAAAACAGAAAACTTATTAACATGcacgtttctctctctctctctctctctctctctctctctctctctctctctctctctctctctctctctctctctctctctctctctctctctaattttgaAATCCTATGAAAAAAAAGATTTGAATAGAGGGTCATGGCCTCATTCCCCCCACGGATCTCCATGGAGGGTCATGTGCCTTGTGCtaaaaaatcaaaagagagatTCACAAGCTGCCTAGATGGGGTGTTTGAGAGGAAGGGATCTATTAGAGTTGGTCTAGGCAAAAAACTTTTCTAAGCGAGTCCCTATTCCAATCCATAAAGCCTTTGACCCTCTCAACTAAAAATCTAGGGTTGGGATGCTGGCGCAAGAAGACTAGGATGGTCAGCCTTACATGATAGACTAGCACTAAACTCACTCAATGGAGTGTTTCAGTAGGTTACGTTGTTATTCTTTGTAAATTCCACGTTTCCATTTGTAACCAGGTATtttctaccataagtgagggctatcaataaaattgagattttcactaaaacaaaaaaccaaaaaaaattgtTATAGCTAGGATACTTTGCCCAATAAGTGTGGTTGTTAAGTAATGAAAAATCTAGTGTACTGCTCAAGAAAAATGATAAAGTTCATTTAGGTAgtatttgagagcatgaatttcggTCCTTAGATTCAAATTTAGGTGGatctgaacaaattttaatataattttatattatattttacttaaattcaatacaatttccAATTCAAGTCTTATCCAAACAAAGGATTAGTGTACGTTTCAAGAAAATAGGAGTCGTTTTAGTATCATtgctaaaatttataaaaataaaaactaaaaactagaaacaaaaactaaagtTGTGGAAAGCATTTTCCAGATAtctatattttatttattcaaagaattataaaaattttagtttatttttttagtttttcaagatttgcattaaaaaaaggtagaaattttttattttttatttatagatttcaaaataattataaaaaagaccacttgtttttaaatttctaaaaaacTATACGAGGTAATATTTGAGATCATGGATTTTGGGACTTGATTTAGGGGTGAGTATTCGATCGGTTCGGtgaattcggttaattaatcgaattaattaaaaaattcaattaaaaaacTCATTAATTGAACCGAccgaaatttcatatttaatcgAACTTAAAACTGACTGAACTGAATTTTGGTTAAATTGGTTAActgataatataaataatataaatagtatatgtaaaatttatatacatatatataatatgtaaaaaataaataaaattttagtatatattaatatattaaatattttaatattatatatatatacctataattatttattattaatttttaccaTTTGGTAACCAAACCGAAAACTGAAATTCaacgaaaatgaaaatcaaatcgAACCGAGTAAATTTTTAACCGAACCATAACGACCGAATTTACTCACTATATTCAATTTTAACTGGATTATGCTCACTCAtagacttgaatttgaatttgtgtgaatttagaagAAGCTCTATGTATAATCCACACTAATTAAAGTCTAAGATTTGAATTTCAGACTCTCGTATACAAAGTGCAAATTAAGAGTcagaaatctagaaaataaattttgaaaaaaaaaatccaattttttttatcaatttaggaaattgaaaaagaatgtggcatttttgtaattatttaaaaaattagaaatagaaaatagaacTATTTTTTCAAGCAAATAGCATCAAAATTATTAATTGTTGTTCTCTTATTTCATAAAAATgttataaaagtaaaaataaaaatattctttttataagttttggaaaactaaaatgaaaaatgaaacaCGTTTTCCACGGGTAAATGGACCCTAAGCTTGTTTGACTAATTATTATAAACTTATACAAATTAAAACTTGATTTATGTcattgaatcaaataacaattaacaaaatatggtttaaataacaaaactataaaaaaataaaaataaatatatcatgataaaaatagtttataattattttacttaattatcaaatttcaaaacttattttttAGTGCTATAAGAATACTCTTATTAGacaagaaagtttttaaaatagttaaaaaaaattaaaattacttagtttttttttttttttaaaattttagaaattttatgagtgtttttttaattatattttaaattcacatcttcattttatttttatttaactaaaaatatatatataatgaatgatttaattattCACAAAAGTTAATTCTACATATTAAAGTATTCTAGCAATCAAAACAATTAAAAACATAAAATCTAACTTTTGATTTTCTTGAAAACAACTAAAAAACCaacaatagaaatagaaaacaagGCATATATATAAACAACAAGAAGATGAATCCCAAAGGCAAAACCAGAAAAACTCATGCACTGATCACAGCAAACTATAAGACCAAGCCAGCACAAAAAACAGCTACCATGCATGCACCCAAGGCTagcttcaaaaatgaaagcacaGACTACTACCAAGACAaaccaaagaaaagaaaatttgttcTATATGAAGAAGATGAAAAACAAGACTTTGCTTCACACATGCATGAGGGGGAACTGTGGACCTCATTAAGTTGGACACAACAGTAGTGAAAGCAAAACTTTAAATGAATCACAGTGAGTATACTGCACTTTACAAAGTTTTTTGTTTACAACTTGCACATATTAATCATTAGCCATTGTTCAATCGAGACGTGAGATCGACGAAGTTGGTTTCGGAGCAGGGGATTTTGAGACCACCCACTTGAGGATTAAAGCCAAACTCAGCTTCTGCCAGAGCTAGTAGACACTGGAACTCAGGATCCTTCAAGTAGGATATGGGAACGACAAACcgcttcttctcttcttcctctcccACGTAAAGTGCGAAATGGCCTTTCGGAACATCAAAGCGCGAGGACCGACGCCTCGCCGAGGAGAACAGGGATTGCCGTTGGAAGGCCTCCTTGGCATGAAGAACTATCTCTGCCAAACGAATGCCCATATATGTTTTGGTCTTTCTGTGTAAAGGAATCTGATACTTGGGAGTATATAGATATGCGTATGTGTCCAAGAAATGGTAAAAATGGAGCTAAACTGTTTGATTTGTTCTTTTTAACCTCAACAAGAGGGTGTATTTATAGGGAGAAAGATGCATATGATACAGCTTGAGACTGAAATGGCGGCAAGTGTTGATATCTATGCATGGGATAGTATCGAATTGAAGGCATATGTGCAAAAGGCATGACGTTGAGTTGAGTATATGTAAAGAGAAAAAGGAATAAAAGAAACAGAGCACGTACTCTGTTTCTGCAATGCAGCATATGGGCAGGATTGTGGCACATCACAAGCCCAATTACTTGGTACTGTAGAGACCCCACATGGGATCTAAAAATGGGTAGTCGCCCACCGTTTTTCACAGAGAAACGGCCTCGGGCTCTCTAATTTATGGACATGTTCTTGACGTACATCAATGGCTCAgtgaattcttttatatttgtcaTCCTCTCTGCACATAtcagatgagatgagatgaaagtCTAGGTTTTCAGTTTTCACATACGGTCTGTTTAGAATTCATGAAATAGggaggaaaggaaaggaaagaaaggaaaatatgtaAGAATCcacattttcattttttattatagaaaaaagtgaaaaaataaaaaatatatcaaatttataaataaaattttgattttacacatcattagtgtttaatttttcttaatttttaatcatattaaaatgtataataaagaaggaaaatgtaaggaaaaaatgagtttttttcttcttcttttttatattttttttccaagtaAAATCTTTGAT includes:
- the LOC131154941 gene encoding auxin-responsive protein SAUR21-like, with the translated sequence MGIRFPSMILNAKQSLKQQSLTRNQTGVPKGHIAVYVGEIQRKRFVVPISYLKHPSFLHLLCRAEEEFGFNYPMGGLTIPCSEDTFIELTSRLSHS